One Thermoplasmatales archaeon genomic window carries:
- a CDS encoding Vps62-related protein: protein MKLSIILVFICAFLVIPFARAIDTDKDGISDEDELSYAKEFAPILYFEKGEEVYPVAVEYHIKNSNLNKSVDGENILVDSNPSAENLSKYKNPDENYYLDNRKGSIDDNGIIEDYINEMEELGYAVYARVTPSGSNIVIQYWFFYAFNKGPLNIHEGDWEMVQLIIDPSSQPTYAMYSQHNGGQKAEWKDVEKDGNHIKVYVARGSHANYFMYYQGKTGLANDAVGKNGKIIYPDDYNLVILWEKGNHISQQNWIDFAGRWGEFGSAEDELRGKRGPYGPAYRENGEMWNKPVEWGESLSSLSPLMLKLDWFFYNFVLIFMLLTVLSLLIILFSIYRRYKKTGKKSLFFLSIDGMNAKSIGNILCILGIVIAFLSLLFPWYSVFVDIQAGSYKTPGMVKIISIDGMEGIKLNLMEKNSGLVQFFSFPIPFSYVIGIGLFLFILGFIGIIESRKAGRKYISRGIKLMVPFILIIAVAILISRIPSMQSIPYQDDIKEIMEKISSSPLKGDENLLLPNYGSLHLKWGIDIGAIMLLISGIILIIAGIIEIKAKEEVK from the coding sequence ATGAAATTAAGTATAATTTTGGTATTTATATGTGCTTTTTTAGTTATACCATTTGCAAGAGCAATAGATACAGATAAGGATGGAATAAGTGACGAGGATGAATTATCCTATGCAAAAGAATTTGCTCCAATACTTTATTTTGAGAAAGGTGAAGAAGTTTATCCAGTTGCTGTTGAATACCACATAAAAAACTCGAATTTGAATAAAAGCGTTGATGGAGAAAATATTTTAGTTGATTCAAATCCTTCAGCTGAAAATCTTTCAAAATATAAAAATCCAGATGAAAACTATTATCTTGACAACAGAAAAGGAAGCATAGATGATAACGGAATAATAGAGGATTACATAAATGAAATGGAAGAGCTCGGCTACGCTGTTTATGCGAGAGTTACTCCTTCTGGAAGCAACATAGTAATACAATACTGGTTCTTCTATGCCTTCAATAAAGGTCCTCTCAACATACATGAAGGCGACTGGGAAATGGTTCAATTAATAATTGACCCCTCGTCTCAGCCAACCTACGCAATGTACAGCCAGCACAACGGCGGGCAGAAGGCGGAATGGAAAGATGTTGAAAAAGATGGAAATCACATTAAAGTATATGTTGCAAGAGGAAGCCATGCAAATTATTTCATGTATTATCAGGGTAAAACGGGGCTTGCAAATGATGCAGTGGGCAAGAATGGAAAAATAATTTATCCAGATGATTATAATTTGGTGATATTATGGGAGAAAGGAAATCATATAAGCCAGCAAAACTGGATTGATTTTGCTGGAAGATGGGGAGAATTTGGAAGTGCAGAAGATGAATTGAGGGGAAAGAGAGGTCCATATGGTCCAGCTTATAGAGAAAATGGAGAAATGTGGAATAAACCAGTTGAATGGGGAGAAAGTTTATCATCTCTCAGTCCTTTAATGCTAAAACTTGACTGGTTTTTCTATAACTTTGTTCTTATATTCATGTTGCTAACAGTTTTATCCCTATTAATTATTTTATTCTCCATTTATCGCAGATATAAAAAGACCGGAAAGAAATCATTATTCTTCCTTTCCATAGATGGTATGAATGCAAAAAGTATTGGAAATATTCTCTGTATATTGGGAATAGTTATTGCTTTTCTCTCTCTTTTATTCCCATGGTATAGTGTTTTTGTAGATATTCAAGCTGGTTCATATAAAACCCCTGGTATGGTAAAAATAATCTCAATAGATGGAATGGAAGGAATAAAGTTAAACCTGATGGAGAAAAATAGTGGCTTAGTTCAATTCTTTTCATTTCCAATACCATTTTCATATGTAATTGGAATAGGATTGTTCCTTTTCATCCTTGGCTTTATTGGAATAATTGAAAGCAGAAAAGCTGGTAGAAAATATATTTCGAGAGGGATAAAGTTAATGGTTCCTTTTATTCTAATAATAGCTGTTGCAATTTTAATTTCAAGAATTCCTTCAATGCAGAGCATTCCCTATCAGGACGATATAAAAGAAATTATGGAGAAAATATCATCCTCGCCATTAAAAGGAGATGAAAATCTTTTACTTCCAAATTATGGAAGTTTGCATCTTAAATGGGGAATTGATATTGGGGCAATAATGCTTCTCATTTCTGGAATTATTCTTATTATTGCTGGAATTATTGAAATAAAAGCAAAAGAGGAAGTCAAATAA
- a CDS encoding TIGR00725 family protein, protein MYVSVVGGENCSEEIYEMAVEVGRRIAEMGAVLITGGRGGVMEAVCKGAKEKGGITIGILPGNDRSDGNKYLDYVILTGMGYARNVLVVMNGDIVIAIDGKYGTLSEIALALQHGKPVYGLKSWDVGIKNFESVDELFEEIKKII, encoded by the coding sequence ATGTATGTGAGTGTTGTAGGAGGAGAGAATTGTAGCGAAGAAATATATGAGATGGCTGTTGAAGTAGGGCGCAGGATAGCGGAAATGGGAGCGGTGCTTATTACTGGCGGGCGAGGGGGAGTAATGGAGGCAGTTTGCAAGGGAGCAAAGGAAAAAGGAGGGATTACAATAGGAATTCTTCCTGGAAACGATAGAAGTGATGGGAATAAATATCTTGACTATGTTATATTAACTGGAATGGGATATGCAAGAAATGTTCTTGTGGTAATGAACGGGGACATTGTTATAGCAATAGATGGAAAATATGGAACTCTTTCAGAAATTGCATTGGCTTTGCAACATGGAAAGCCAGTTTATGGGCTTAAAAGCTGGGATGTTGGAATAAAAAATTTTGAAAGCGTGGATGAGCTTTTTGAGGAAATAAAGAAGATTATTTGA
- a CDS encoding pyruvate ferredoxin oxidoreductase subunit gamma gives MYEIRFHGRGGQGARMAAEAFALAAFLEGDYAVSFPFFGAERRGAPVRAFTRVDDKKIRIKTQVYEPDYVVVLDETLVETEDVLEGLKEDGIVIINTARKPEEVKLSREVRCATVDATSIALEILGRPITNTAILGAIAKATGRVSIDAIEKAIIEKFGGKLGQEAGKKNANAARVAYEKTLVGLSQSGKEFIPRKKWLPGVDEMPIGGATSSLTTPAGRVGIGSFLENKTGDWRTFLPVIDEEKCIGCQFCWFYCPEGCISMKDGKAKVDYDYCKGCGICANECPAKAISMQREVRT, from the coding sequence ATGTATGAAATTCGCTTCCATGGAAGAGGTGGGCAGGGCGCCAGGATGGCCGCAGAAGCTTTTGCCCTTGCTGCCTTTTTAGAAGGAGATTATGCAGTTAGCTTCCCCTTTTTCGGAGCAGAGCGAAGGGGGGCGCCGGTGAGGGCATTTACAAGGGTTGATGATAAGAAAATAAGGATAAAGACGCAGGTTTATGAGCCAGATTATGTGGTAGTTTTGGATGAGACGCTTGTCGAAACGGAAGATGTTCTTGAAGGGCTTAAAGAGGATGGAATTGTTATAATAAACACTGCAAGGAAGCCAGAAGAAGTTAAGCTTTCAAGGGAAGTAAGATGTGCGACTGTTGATGCAACAAGCATTGCTCTTGAAATCCTTGGAAGGCCAATAACAAATACTGCTATTCTTGGAGCTATAGCAAAGGCAACTGGTAGGGTTAGTATAGATGCAATAGAAAAGGCAATAATAGAAAAGTTTGGTGGAAAGTTGGGACAGGAAGCTGGGAAAAAGAATGCAAATGCAGCAAGAGTTGCTTATGAGAAAACTCTTGTTGGCTTATCTCAATCAGGCAAAGAATTTATACCTCGCAAAAAATGGTTGCCAGGCGTTGATGAAATGCCGATTGGAGGAGCAACTTCTTCGCTAACCACACCAGCTGGCAGGGTTGGAATTGGCTCATTTTTGGAAAACAAGACGGGCGACTGGCGAACCTTCTTGCCAGTGATAGATGAAGAAAAATGCATTGGATGTCAGTTCTGCTGGTTTTATTGTCCAGAGGGATGCATCTCAATGAAGGATGGAAAGGCAAAAGTTGATTATGATTATTGCAAAGGTTGCGGGATATGTGCAAATGAATGCCCCGCAAAAGCAATTTCGATGCAGAGAGAGGTGAGAACATGA
- the porA gene encoding pyruvate ferredoxin oxidoreductase: MVVTGDYASAYGALLCDVDVVAAYPITPQTLIVEEFSNFVNDGITDAELIMVESEHSAMSACIAAQACGVRTFTATSSQGLALMHEMLFIASALRLPIVMPVVNRTLAAPIGIWCEHNDSMPERDAGWLQMSCEDNQEVLDMIIMAYKIGERKDVLLPVMPCLDAFILSHTVEPVDAPSSDEVAEFLPKYNPYAELDPEKPMAIGTFTPPEYIQELRYQQHVAMERAKKAIKEVTEEFYKKFGRNYYGLVEEYRCDDADYILVTNGTVTGTAREVVDELRNKGKKVGLLKLRFYRPFPAEELRKVAENAEAIGIYDRAISYGVGGPLFIEARNALYGYTLPVYNFLAGLGGRDVTKKDVEKMFEIMMEKRKGEIYWLNTRGVKI; encoded by the coding sequence ATGGTTGTAACCGGTGACTATGCAAGCGCTTATGGGGCTTTGCTTTGCGATGTTGATGTTGTAGCAGCATATCCTATAACACCTCAAACTCTTATAGTTGAGGAATTCTCGAATTTTGTTAACGATGGAATAACTGATGCAGAGCTGATTATGGTTGAATCAGAGCATTCAGCAATGAGTGCATGCATTGCGGCTCAGGCATGTGGAGTAAGAACCTTTACCGCTACTTCTTCGCAGGGGCTTGCATTAATGCATGAAATGCTTTTTATTGCCTCCGCTTTAAGGCTCCCGATTGTAATGCCAGTTGTTAATCGTACCCTTGCTGCCCCCATCGGAATATGGTGCGAGCACAATGACAGCATGCCGGAGCGCGATGCAGGCTGGCTCCAGATGAGCTGCGAGGATAACCAAGAAGTTCTTGATATGATAATAATGGCTTATAAAATAGGGGAAAGAAAGGATGTTTTATTGCCAGTGATGCCATGCCTTGATGCCTTTATATTAAGTCATACTGTTGAGCCAGTTGATGCTCCATCAAGCGATGAGGTTGCTGAATTCCTTCCAAAATATAATCCATATGCAGAACTTGACCCAGAAAAGCCGATGGCAATAGGAACATTTACTCCGCCAGAATACATACAGGAGTTAAGATATCAGCAGCATGTTGCAATGGAAAGGGCAAAAAAGGCAATAAAAGAAGTTACAGAAGAATTTTATAAAAAATTTGGCAGGAATTACTATGGCCTTGTTGAAGAATATAGATGCGATGATGCAGACTATATCCTAGTTACAAATGGAACCGTAACAGGCACAGCCCGTGAAGTTGTTGATGAATTGCGAAATAAGGGAAAGAAAGTAGGGCTTTTAAAGTTGCGCTTCTACCGCCCGTTTCCAGCTGAAGAACTTCGCAAAGTTGCTGAAAATGCTGAAGCAATTGGAATATATGATAGAGCAATTTCCTATGGTGTTGGAGGTCCTCTTTTCATCGAGGCAAGAAATGCTCTCTATGGCTATACATTGCCAGTTTATAACTTCCTTGCTGGTTTGGGAGGGAGGGATGTAACAAAGAAGGATGTTGAGAAAATGTTTGAAATAATGATGGAAAAAAGGAAAGGAGAAATATATTGGCTTAATACAAGAGGGGTGAAAATATGA
- a CDS encoding pyruvate synthase subunit beta — translation MNIKDLPEESLFTPGHTACAGCAAPAIVRNMMKIFGKDTIVYTPANCLLVFSGTYPHLAWKVPYLHEAFENTAACLSGIARAYKKKGKKVIAVGFAGDGGTYDIGIQALSGAAERNEDVIYVCYDNEAYMNTGIQRSGATPYGADTTTTPAGRKILGKLEHKKDMAEIMRAHEVPYVATMSISHQKDFIEKTKKAKEISGFRYLHVLSPCPTGWRFDPSKSIEMARKAVESGMWTLYEAEYGEITNIYKPKKKIPVEEYIKGQGRFRHLTPEMIKALQDWVDRKWKKLYGELPQ, via the coding sequence ATGAATATTAAAGATCTGCCAGAAGAAAGCTTATTTACGCCAGGCCACACTGCTTGCGCTGGCTGCGCCGCTCCTGCAATAGTAAGGAATATGATGAAGATATTTGGGAAGGATACAATTGTTTATACTCCAGCAAATTGTCTGCTTGTTTTCAGTGGGACATATCCTCATTTAGCATGGAAGGTGCCATATTTGCATGAGGCATTTGAAAATACAGCTGCATGCCTCTCTGGAATTGCAAGAGCATACAAGAAGAAAGGGAAGAAGGTGATTGCTGTTGGATTTGCAGGAGATGGAGGAACTTACGATATTGGAATACAGGCTTTATCTGGAGCTGCTGAAAGGAATGAGGATGTTATATATGTTTGCTATGACAATGAGGCATATATGAATACGGGCATACAGCGAAGTGGAGCAACTCCTTACGGAGCAGATACTACAACAACTCCTGCTGGAAGAAAAATTCTTGGAAAGTTAGAGCATAAGAAGGATATGGCGGAAATAATGAGAGCTCATGAAGTGCCATATGTTGCAACAATGAGCATTTCTCATCAGAAGGATTTCATTGAAAAAACAAAGAAAGCAAAAGAAATAAGTGGCTTCCGCTACCTTCATGTTCTTTCACCATGCCCAACTGGATGGAGGTTTGATCCTTCAAAAAGCATAGAAATGGCAAGGAAAGCGGTTGAAAGCGGGATGTGGACACTATATGAAGCGGAATATGGTGAGATAACAAACATCTACAAGCCGAAGAAAAAAATACCAGTTGAGGAATACATAAAGGGGCAGGGGCGCTTCCGCCACCTCACGCCCGAAATGATCAAGGCGCTTCAGGATTGGGTTGATAGGAAATGGAAAAAACTTTATGGCGAGTTACCGCAATAG
- a CDS encoding M20/M25/M40 family metallo-hydrolase, whose protein sequence is MEKTLWRVTAIAAFCVLIFPNLSFSNESNKVEEVIYLLNEEMLRNYTEAIISFGARVTGSDACNKCAEYIYEKFSSFGLNATIYNWTDFSGFRNYEGMNVEGTLPGDEKVIIFNAHFDSVENTIGADDNAAGVAALLAIAEVISKFEFNHTIKFVAFSGEEQGLLGSNEYARNAYERDDFIIVEMNADMIAHADGENGSKFRIYATEDADWITGKIKEINANYLNFQLITGNISRKFGGSDYHSFAKYGFEAIAFFEYEWNPYMHQPEDNLSNVNFTYLLKTSRLIAATLAWLADAEIEKPYFSILSPQRGKIYFNEKEVYELKNEKIFAFGKICLSLSPRTEAEKFEVYLDNKTLHVFNEPPYEIEVDRFSFGKHELKIIAYNKDKSSTDWIEFYWLNLGMK, encoded by the coding sequence ATGGAAAAAACTTTATGGCGAGTTACCGCAATAGCAGCGTTTTGCGTTTTAATTTTTCCAAACCTTTCTTTTTCCAATGAGAGCAATAAAGTTGAGGAAGTTATATATCTTTTGAATGAAGAAATGCTTCGCAACTATACTGAGGCAATAATTTCATTTGGGGCAAGGGTTACTGGAAGCGATGCTTGTAATAAATGTGCTGAATATATCTATGAAAAATTCTCCTCTTTTGGACTGAATGCAACAATCTATAACTGGACTGATTTTTCTGGTTTCAGAAATTATGAGGGAATGAATGTTGAAGGAACTTTGCCTGGAGATGAAAAAGTAATCATTTTCAATGCACATTTTGATAGCGTTGAAAATACTATCGGAGCGGATGATAATGCTGCTGGAGTGGCTGCATTGCTTGCTATTGCTGAAGTTATAAGCAAATTCGAATTTAATCATACAATAAAGTTTGTTGCCTTCTCTGGAGAGGAGCAGGGCTTGCTAGGAAGCAATGAATATGCAAGAAATGCATATGAAAGAGATGATTTTATAATTGTTGAAATGAATGCAGATATGATTGCCCATGCAGATGGAGAAAATGGTTCAAAATTCAGAATTTATGCAACTGAAGATGCTGACTGGATAACTGGAAAAATAAAGGAAATAAATGCAAATTATCTGAATTTTCAGCTTATAACTGGAAACATAAGCAGGAAATTTGGAGGAAGCGATTATCATTCATTTGCAAAATATGGGTTTGAGGCAATTGCATTTTTTGAATATGAATGGAATCCTTACATGCATCAACCAGAAGATAACTTAAGCAATGTCAATTTCACCTATTTATTAAAAACATCCCGCCTGATAGCGGCCACGCTCGCATGGCTTGCGGATGCTGAAATTGAAAAACCCTATTTCTCAATTTTATCTCCTCAAAGAGGGAAAATTTATTTTAATGAAAAAGAGGTATATGAACTTAAAAATGAAAAAATTTTTGCTTTTGGAAAAATTTGTTTAAGCTTATCTCCAAGAACAGAGGCGGAAAAATTTGAAGTTTATCTTGACAATAAAACACTTCATGTATTCAATGAGCCACCATATGAAATTGAGGTGGACAGATTCTCTTTTGGTAAGCATGAATTAAAAATAATTGCATATAATAAGGACAAATCTTCAACAGATTGGATTGAATTCTACTGGCTTAATTTAGGAATGAAATAA
- the gcvPB gene encoding aminomethyl-transferring glycine dehydrogenase subunit GcvPB, whose product MARYDEKLLIEIEEREEEKIEGIERKELNIPNLAEREVIRHFIHLSQMNYGVDTGFYPLGSCTMKYNPRILEKIARNEKINYVHPLQSEKNIQGCLEIIYKLEKMLCEITGMDAFTLQPCAGAHGELTGLLIARAYFEKKGERRKEVIVPDSAHGTNPASAKMAGFDVIEIPSKQGMVDMEALRSVLSDDTAVFMLTNPNTLGIFEKNIVEIAREVKKKGALLYYDGANLNAIMGITNPAIMGFDIVHLNLHKTFATPHGGGGPGSGPVGVKSFLERFLPVPRVREKNGKYFFDYEMPDSIGKVSYFYGNFSVLLKAYAYITMKGKKLEEVSKKAVLNSNYLMEKLRKAGVEVPFYGRRMHEFVVSTKNLNIRAMDVAKRLLDYGFHPPTVYFPLIVEEAMMIEPTEDATKETLDNFSNAIEKIIKEPSEILKNAPQNMPVKRVDEAKIAKKMILSWKDLKKS is encoded by the coding sequence ATGGCAAGATATGATGAAAAACTTCTGATAGAAATTGAGGAGCGGGAGGAGGAAAAAATTGAAGGAATTGAGAGGAAGGAACTGAACATACCAAATCTTGCAGAAAGGGAAGTTATAAGGCATTTTATTCATTTAAGTCAGATGAATTACGGAGTTGATACTGGCTTTTATCCTCTTGGCTCATGCACAATGAAATATAATCCAAGAATTCTTGAAAAAATTGCAAGAAACGAAAAAATAAATTATGTTCATCCTCTGCAGAGCGAAAAAAATATTCAGGGTTGCCTGGAGATAATTTACAAGCTTGAAAAAATGCTTTGCGAGATAACTGGAATGGATGCCTTTACCCTGCAGCCTTGCGCGGGGGCGCATGGCGAGCTCACTGGGTTGCTGATTGCAAGAGCATATTTTGAAAAGAAAGGTGAGAGAAGGAAAGAGGTTATTGTGCCAGATTCCGCCCATGGAACAAATCCAGCATCTGCTAAAATGGCGGGGTTTGATGTTATTGAAATACCTTCAAAGCAGGGAATGGTGGACATGGAAGCATTAAGAAGTGTTTTGAGTGATGATACCGCTGTTTTCATGCTCACAAATCCAAATACGCTTGGAATATTTGAAAAGAATATAGTTGAAATAGCGAGAGAGGTTAAGAAAAAAGGAGCTTTGCTTTACTATGATGGGGCAAACTTAAATGCAATAATGGGAATAACAAACCCAGCAATAATGGGATTTGATATAGTCCATCTAAACTTGCACAAAACATTTGCAACACCTCATGGAGGAGGAGGACCTGGAAGCGGGCCAGTTGGAGTGAAAAGTTTTCTTGAAAGATTTCTACCTGTTCCGAGAGTAAGGGAGAAAAATGGAAAATATTTTTTTGATTATGAAATGCCTGATTCAATAGGGAAGGTGAGTTATTTTTATGGAAATTTTTCTGTTTTGCTTAAAGCATATGCATATATAACTATGAAAGGGAAGAAACTTGAAGAAGTTAGCAAAAAAGCTGTTCTTAATTCAAATTATTTAATGGAAAAATTGAGGAAAGCTGGAGTTGAAGTGCCTTTCTACGGGCGAAGAATGCATGAATTTGTTGTTTCTACAAAAAATTTAAATATAAGAGCAATGGATGTTGCAAAGAGATTGCTTGATTATGGCTTTCATCCGCCAACAGTTTATTTCCCCCTTATTGTTGAGGAAGCAATGATGATTGAACCAACTGAAGATGCAACAAAAGAAACACTTGACAATTTCAGCAATGCAATTGAAAAAATTATAAAGGAACCATCTGAAATTCTAAAAAATGCTCCTCAAAATATGCCAGTTAAAAGAGTGGATGAAGCGAAAATTGCAAAAAAAATGATTTTAAGCTGGAAAGATTTAAAAAAGAGTTAA
- the gcvPA gene encoding aminomethyl-transferring glycine dehydrogenase subunit GcvPA has protein sequence MQKTMKKMLDFIGIKSIEELFEDIPKEIRRGLNLPEPKEEMEVEEEIKKILEKNKSFFEVLSFLPIIKPHYIPPAVEEIVSREEFYTSYTPYQPEASQGLLQALFEYQSVVCELTGMDAANISMYDAATALGEACLMAERIKGRKKVIIPSNIFWHKKSVLKNYVKGAGIEIIEKKYNEEGLVEIDGGQADAIYIENPNFFGIIDDRYKEILEMKEKNDALLIVGVDPLYLAIFNPPSFYGADIVIGNGYLGNHMNFGGPMLGIFACRKEFVRQMPGKIIGANDEEKLCFSMTLQTREQHIRRGKATSNICSNEALLCISFLAYVSILGRDGLRKIAIKNMENAQYMAKKLEKIGFKLPFKRKFFNEFVSICPMNAKIFNSKLLEKGIESGLIIDEYVRNGILFGVTEMHSKNLIDECIEKMKEVIENDGKI, from the coding sequence ATTCAAAAAACAATGAAGAAAATGCTTGATTTTATTGGAATAAAAAGCATTGAAGAGCTTTTTGAAGATATACCAAAGGAAATAAGAAGGGGGCTGAACTTACCAGAGCCAAAAGAAGAGATGGAGGTTGAGGAAGAAATAAAAAAAATTTTGGAGAAAAATAAATCATTTTTTGAAGTTTTGTCCTTTCTTCCAATAATAAAGCCACATTATATTCCGCCAGCTGTGGAAGAAATAGTTAGCAGGGAAGAATTTTATACTTCCTACACACCCTACCAGCCAGAAGCATCCCAAGGACTGCTTCAAGCACTCTTTGAATATCAATCTGTTGTATGCGAACTCACTGGAATGGATGCCGCAAATATATCAATGTATGATGCCGCAACCGCTCTCGGCGAAGCCTGCCTGATGGCGGAAAGGATAAAAGGGAGAAAGAAGGTTATTATTCCTTCAAATATATTCTGGCACAAGAAGAGTGTGCTGAAAAACTATGTTAAGGGAGCGGGCATAGAAATTATTGAAAAAAAATATAATGAAGAAGGGCTTGTTGAAATTGATGGCGGACAGGCGGATGCAATATATATTGAGAATCCAAATTTTTTTGGGATAATAGATGATAGGTATAAGGAAATTCTTGAGATGAAGGAAAAAAATGATGCGTTGCTTATTGTCGGGGTTGATCCTCTTTACCTTGCAATTTTCAATCCCCCCTCATTCTATGGGGCGGATATTGTTATAGGAAATGGATATCTGGGAAATCATATGAATTTTGGGGGACCAATGCTTGGGATATTTGCCTGCAGAAAAGAATTCGTGAGACAAATGCCAGGAAAGATTATAGGAGCAAATGATGAGGAAAAATTATGTTTCAGCATGACATTGCAAACAAGGGAGCAACATATAAGGCGTGGAAAGGCAACAAGCAATATATGTTCAAACGAAGCATTGCTCTGCATATCTTTTCTTGCATATGTTTCAATTCTTGGAAGAGATGGGTTGAGGAAAATTGCAATTAAAAATATGGAGAACGCTCAATATATGGCAAAAAAACTCGAGAAAATAGGATTTAAATTACCTTTTAAAAGAAAATTCTTCAATGAATTTGTTTCAATATGCCCAATGAATGCAAAGATATTCAATTCAAAGCTTCTTGAAAAAGGGATTGAAAGCGGGCTTATAATAGATGAATATGTCAGAAATGGAATTTTATTTGGAGTTACTGAAATGCATAGCAAAAACTTGATTGATGAATGCATTGAAAAAATGAAAGAGGTTATAGAGAATGATGGCAAGATATGA
- a CDS encoding 30S ribosomal protein S27ae has translation MNKREIYEVKDGKIVRKRKECPKCGPGVFMAEHKNRISCGNCGYTEFKKQ, from the coding sequence ATGAATAAAAGAGAGATATATGAAGTGAAGGATGGTAAAATAGTGAGGAAAAGGAAAGAATGCCCGAAATGCGGGCCCGGCGTTTTTATGGCGGAGCACAAAAATAGGATAAGTTGCGGTAATTGTGGTTATACTGAATTCAAAAAACAATGA
- a CDS encoding DUF359 domain-containing protein, with amino-acid sequence MYIVPDEKKEELRKPLGKITKKIRKENLKGKIVSVGDMVTMSLEKEGIKPDIAVVDYRIERKEYERKDFSAEKIIKVKNPASKITRELWNAIATAYIENKKVLIEVDGEEDLAALPAIYLAPDNTTVIYGMPSKGMVVVNVGRKERDKVEKFLKNLEG; translated from the coding sequence ATGTATATTGTGCCAGATGAGAAAAAGGAAGAGTTGAGAAAACCATTGGGAAAAATTACAAAGAAAATAAGGAAAGAAAATTTGAAGGGAAAGATAGTGAGTGTGGGAGATATGGTAACAATGTCGCTTGAAAAAGAAGGAATAAAACCAGATATAGCAGTAGTTGATTACAGAATTGAAAGGAAAGAATATGAAAGAAAAGATTTTTCTGCGGAAAAAATTATAAAGGTTAAAAATCCTGCAAGCAAAATAACCCGTGAGTTATGGAATGCAATAGCAACTGCATACATTGAGAATAAAAAAGTATTGATAGAAGTAGATGGCGAAGAAGATCTGGCTGCTTTGCCAGCCATATATCTTGCTCCAGATAACACAACAGTTATATATGGAATGCCATCTAAGGGTATGGTTGTTGTAAATGTTGGAAGAAAGGAGCGCGATAAAGTTGAAAAATTCCTGAAAAATCTGGAGGGATAG
- a CDS encoding transcription elongation factor Spt4 produces MKACRKCHVLTNKNICPFCSEATSDEWQGYMIIVDVNNSKIAQKVGVKAPGKYALKVR; encoded by the coding sequence ATGAAGGCGTGCAGAAAATGTCATGTTCTTACAAACAAAAATATATGCCCTTTCTGCTCAGAGGCGACGAGCGATGAATGGCAGGGATATATGATAATAGTGGATGTAAATAATTCAAAAATTGCTCAGAAAGTAGGGGTCAAAGCTCCTGGAAAATATGCCCTGAAGGTTAGATGA